aggtcgggcgaggcagaaaacgcggcctcggggtcgggcaaggcgaagcccgcggcctaaaagtcaggcgagacggaaaccacggcctcggggtcggacgagacgcaACCCGCGCACCTGAGAGTCGGTTGGAGCTGTaatcgcgctcttgactgctcggataaatcaatgttgataatcattagctcctcctcttctagtaccatagtattggtccccgacacatcCTAAACTTTAGCTTCTATACTTAAACACCCCTAATCTGATCCTTTAGCGCCCGCCTCAAGGTTCGAATCAGGAAGAGGCTGGACCGGTTCCTGGATTCCTCCGGGAGGAAACGAAACCGGTCTGAGTGCGAGCCACGGAAGAGATCCATATCATACACCAATTCCAACCCCACATGGCACCTGGCCCTGGCAGCTCCCACCCAGCCGACACGCTCACCATGTCACGATCACGGGCACGACGTGACCGGACTCGCTTGGTTTGGCACATGCTTGGCCGGCCTGCAGGGCGTTCCAGAAACGCCGCCCCGTCCGCTGCTCGGGCGGGCCCCGGCCCGGCATGCATCTCAACCCAACCCCTCCGCTGGTGCGAGGCACGGACGGATGGTAATTCGTCATCGTGCACCTGCACACTACACTGTCGTGCCCCGTGCAGCCGTGCTGCTCGGCCATTTTCTGGTTGGCCAGCCCATCACGCATTCACGCCACATAAACGCAAAAGAAACTAGCCAACTAGGGCCTGTTTCGCGAGGATTCTCCTGTTCTTCCCCAGAATCAGTTCTCGTGAAGAATCCCTGCCAAACGACGCCTAGCTTCCAACCTAAACCTATGAACACCACTCACACGAATTCACGAAATGACAAAACAAGTTCATTCGGGATTGACTGATTTCAAAGAAACCCAAGTAGGCAGAACATACAGGGAAGAAGTAACTGGCGGACAAAAGAGCTGTGCAAACTAAGATTCATGTTCATACCTTCAGAAGCTATGTTGATGGCCAAGAGAAACCGCACCAGCACGAAAGGAATACCACAAGAGTGACAAAGGGGATAAAGAATAAAACCTAGATTCATGTTTCCAGCTAACAAATGATTGGCGTTTGCACATTACAAAAACCCGCTAGTTACATTACATACACCAACTTGTGTCGAGGGTCGTTCCCCATTAGAAGATTTTTCATATCAGCAGCGTATTAGCCAGGCGATATAGCTGGCTCATCTGATCACGGTGAACAATGGCTGAGATATGACAAAGCACTATCATGGTATTTTTCTTCTTAAAAAAAAGGAACTTCGCTCAGGGGAAGAGATGCAGGAGGGAGAGGAGGACCCACTAGCTAGATACGTACATCCACCACTTGTAAAGACCGAACCCGTAGATCGTCGTCAGCATGGCCACCCTGAGTGGATAGGGCTTGAATCTGTAGGAGCCAAGAAAACAGGGAATGAAGGTCAGTATTTGGATTAATAGCAAAGTACAAACTGGAGATACATCTGAAGCAGAACTAGAAGTTGCTGTTTTAGTTTCACGCATACTGAATGCAACACAGATGTTTTAGTATCACGCATACTGAATGCAACACTGAAAGAATGCTGGGAACAGGCAAGGTGAAGAATAGCATTCGACGGTAATCGCCTACATGTCCACCATTAGGGGCAATCCATACTTTATCAGAGCAAAATATTCTTCTTGATGTCATCAAGAAAGCAGGTAGGCCTAGTTTTCTCGATGTGATAAGGTAACACAAAGCATGATGAGAGAGTCAAGTACAGTCCGTGGTGTTGATGCCCATTTATTTTCAATAAACGTGCGGTCACTCGCGATTTGCAGTTGTTTCGAACTGATGGGAACTATGTCCCACAGATGTTTCCAAAATATACCTGTCAAACTCTCATGCCAAACCATGGCTGAAATTAGGTGAAAGCTCAACAACCTGGTGATATAAAAGTCCATGTTGGTCTAGCCAAATCATGGCTGAAATTTTCAACGAGTTTCGTTGATTAAATCACAAAGTTAAGCACCAACCAGCCTCAGAGACTATCATCAGATTTTCGTGAGCTACCAAAGCCTACTCCAACTACAGAAATAATGTTAGTACTTCTATAAGTCATGAACCAAAGATATTAGAAAATTAGAACTAGCAAAGCCTCATGCAGACAGGGTCAAGTAAATCTTATTGCTCTGAATATTATAGCTATTGTCAAGACACGAACTATACTCATTGTTAGGCACCAAGTTGAACTTCAGAAACCAAATGGTGCAATCATTTGTAAAACAGCAGGGGCACAGACATGCTTATTGTCCATACACTTGTTTTCAACAACATAAAAGTAGTGAACAAAAATGGCTGCCACATTAGTATTTTACGTTAGGTTTACAAAGGAAGGATTGTTTTATTTGCAGGTTTCACCAGATATTAAAAGGTTAGATCTGGTCTCACTCACTGCACCACACACTGCCCTTCACTTTAGTGCCCACTGACTAAAAAGATAAACCAACAACATATGTAAACAGCTGGACAATGGTAGTTCATATTGGTAGTGATTTCACCCGATGTTTAAAGATACAAGCAAGCAGAACAACTAAATTGACGCCAGGCTGAAACACGATCAGAACACCCACTCAAAATCTTTATCAGATCATCACTTATCTTGGGTGCTAATAATTATAATGCTGTAAGAGGTGCAGGTCTGAATGTCTGACAAGTAACAAGCATGGGACCAAAAAAAACACTACGTTCAGCTATCAAGAAGACCAGTCTAGAGAATTCAGGAATGTACCCAACTATGCTCTCATTTAGATAAGTTGTTAGTAAATACTAAGTTGTTGCAAGGGCTGAGGATCAACTTGCATCTCTCAATGGTGATTACAGTTACACCTTATGCTGAAACCTGTTATGCTTGGAATTCTATTGCCCAATCAATCAGCAGCACCAAAGTAACAGTCACCTTTCATTTCAAAACTCAGTGTGTGAGCTGGGGGTTTCTTGTAATAAGTGCGGACTGACTGATGCCTCTTCTCTGATGAGGTCTGCAGCCACATTTTTTCCCCATTACCTAAAAAACCTTTTATTTTGAGCTTTATTTACTAATTAAAATAAAACATAAGATAGTTAGGTCGTCTCTAGACAAATCATCGCGAGCTGTTTGGTTGCTGAAATGGTATGGGAAACCACAAAGGGGACAGGATTGCAGGAGACACCGACAAAACGGTATTTGATTACATCGGGTTTGGAGCTGTATCACTTTTATATAGAACGGTATTGGTTGCCGGAGGGACTCGATTACAGGAGCGCGGAAACAAACATTGAGTAATGGAACCTATTACCTGCCGTAATCAAGTTGCGTTACATCTGTGTGAACCAAACACTATCCTAGTTTTTTCCAGGTCAAAAGAAGTGACTTGTTCCACCTTTCCCAAAGGCGATATTTCAGCTGCTCATAGTCCAACTACAAACCTAATCCACCACTTAAAATACCAACAGCCCAACTGTTATCAGGTCATGCAAATAATCAATGACTAAAACTTACATCCACATAATTTTGACTCATAAAAGTTTCCTAGACTGGTAGACACAACCATAAACCAACCTCCAGGTGctgtagcaaaaaaaaaaaagcaatatgCCGCTGAACCTATGCGATCGAGCAGCATTGAAAGCAGGTGGACCACCAGCCAACGACCCTATTATTCTGCAACTAAACTAGTTTATATAGGCCAGCAAGTCCCCTATCGCAAATGGCACTGCTACTGGgagacaatttttttttcttctaaatatcATTCAAGCAATTTGATTTGTTTCCGTGATCATATTGTATCTTCAGGGCCCATCAATTGTTATGATTGTAGATCACGAATTAATGCGATGATATTCTGGACCATACAGAGATCGACATGCATTCGATCCTTTGTGTCGAATCCACAGGAACAGGAACAGGAACAAATCTGAGTACCTCACCGATCTACTAGATTTTTGTTTAAAACAACATGCAtcttttatcagaaaaatctgaatatATATGAAGAAACATGCCTAACTATTGTCTGGCAAGAGTGCATTAGAAGTTTAACTCTCTTCCGGACAAATCAAAACCACGAGTTTTGTCTAAGAAGTTGAATCCTGGAAAGAGGAAGTGGCTTGGAGTTTCAATGTCAGGTACTTTTAACGAGCAGAACTTACATCTGAATTCTGAATGAAACCAAAGACGCAATTTGTGGTTTTGTACCTCGACTCGATTTCCAAATAAAGCAAGATCTTATGTACGGAGTGCCCCCCAAAAAAGAACGACCAAAATTTTACTACTTTTGAGAAACCTAAGAGCGAGCAATCTTTGGCACTGCCCGAGCCTCCCAAGAACATAAATTCCACAGACGTACAGACCGTGGCGAAAGATCACAGAAcaggggagagagagggagggagggagggagggagggaaagGCTGGGGAGTCTTACTTCCAGACGTCGTGCTCCCggtcggcggccgcggccgcggccgtgcGTCGGGAGGCGGGCATGGGGGTGAGCCACTGGGAGTAGTCGCGGTCGAAGAACTCCCAGTCCGGGAGCAGCACGCCGGCGATGGCGAGGATGCCGAAGCCGTACGTGGCCGCCGCCTTGCTTAGCGACGCCGTGGCCAGCCCCGTGAGCACCACGGCCGCCGCCAGCGCCACGAGGCTCCGCCGTAGCAGCTCGTCCCTCCCCATGCCGCCCGCAGCGCCCGGACCCTCGGCCGCCAGCCTCACGCCCTGGACCGTACAGACCTTCTCGAAGCTGTGCCTCCCCCTCCCTCGTCCTTCCCCTGGGCTGCAGGGGAGACGAAACGAGAAGCGCGTACGCcctgcgctgccgccgccgccgccgcctgcctcgGTTTCCCTTCCCCTCCCCCTGGCTTGGCCTAGGCTCGTTTCGACTGCTGCCGTGGCTTTGCTGCCGCTGCTGGTCTCTCTAGTCTCTGCGACTGCGCGAAGGCACTGGCTCCGCGACATGGACTCGGTCTATTTTTATGGCGTGGGCGGTGGGGTTTGGCAGGCAGACATGTGGGGCCCTCTTCGGTCCAGCCATTGGATCAGCAGGCCGCTGTCAGGAGTTAATTAAGTTATTAGCCCACGTGTCAAGCAGCTTAGCCGAGAAAACGAAACGCCGTAACGCACGCCACACGTTCATTCATTCGGTCACTGACCGTCATGGGCTTTTTCAGGGCGGGTCCGTCGACAACTGCCAACTAGATCGTCGGGAGGCGGGCATGGGGTGAGACACACGTATCATGCTTATcggttactccctccgtcccaaattgtaagttattccaaaaatcttggagagtcaaagtttttcaagtttgactaaatttatataataaaataataatatttatcataccaagtaagtatcattagattcttcattagttatattttcatattatacctatttgatgtcatcaatctttgtgtttctctctataattttagtcaaacttgaaaaagtttgactctccaagatttttggaatgacttataatttgggatggagggagtacgttagtatttttttataataaaatagcatcatagaaacgatcaagcgaaaaCGAATATGATACATGTGTTGAGATGCAACTATAAAGTACGGGGCATCGCGTATTCAACATTTCCAGCAATTTTGTAGATTTTCTGGAAACACTCGCTTTCACGATGCAAGCAGTCTGTACTTGCCATGACTTGTTTTAGACAAGTCTGAGTCAAAATTTGAGAACTTCAGTCAGAAAAAATAATGTATGAAATGTGAATTGAGCAATAGTTTGGTTGCTTAGGTTCGTTATAACGGAACATGTACATGGCTTTCGTAGTTGCTCGCAGTTTTCTGTTTTATTCAAGATTAAATTAATGTGTTATATTCTTCCAATGACAAGTAATATGTTCATCGATAGTAAAACATCCCTGCTGTATTCGGAGTTGGACGTAGGGCAGGACACGCATGCATGTGTTTTTAGGGGCACGGGTGGACTTAAGATAAAAATTAACTGGAGGCGCACTAATGACGATCATTAGATTAATTCCACATTTCTTGTTGTGGAGACTTGTCATTAACTTGTGTGGGGCAACAATGGTGAAAATACTCCAAAATCAGTGAAAACAATTTTTTGAGTGGCGGCTTAAGCCCTCATTCGGCACTACCTAGGTCCGccccttgtcggtgtttcgaacaaacatcaactagtaaatttatatttgttatgTGTTAGGCCCGGGtgatgtactaaaggacacaaggtttatactggttcgggcaaaatgtccctacgtctagtttgctgctgctcgtgttattagcactgaaaaagaTTCGTAGtatggggtacaaacggtcgagagagggacaggtcctagTTCTCTGATGTAAagatcgaaaggatgccaagagctcggttgctgcttggttgtatgtatgtgatgtgtgttgaatcgatccgtccctttagtggggcgccctgccctccctttatagacaagggggagcagggattacacatgggagaaagagaaaaaaaccagaggtagagagggtcattcgaaggtgccgggtcttcctttttccctgaGCCTACCCTGCTGACATGACAGACGGTGTCAGGGATAGCATATttgttgatcctgatagggccgtgctctggCTTCGGTTAGctagtggtcatgtcccatcctactCCGGCGGACGATGCGGCGTCTCATGGTACCGAGTCgtgaccctatggggagcagacCGGGAAGTGACTATACGTTcgtactgtagatgatgtgatttcCCTCATGGATTGTAGTGGTTATCGTATGCTTATGCTAGGATccgcgcccgagggctgatggcggcgcccacaacactgtaagacaaaagtcggcgcctacaatactgttcgggCTCTATTAGGCCGggaagggcttaaagtgcccgtcccgtcatatcctgatggtacttttctgcagacgtgcagggcatggtccttggtactgcggttgactcgaatgtcctatcttaccctgtgctcatcattatgaaggagtagggtgcagtcgtcgggcgaggcggagcctagcccttgagggtcgggcgaggcggagccaaccctcgggggtcgggtgaggcggagcttgcccccagacatcgggcgagacggagcctaccctcggatgttgggcgaggcgaacCCTGCCCTtaaacgtcgggtgaggcggagccagctcagaacatcgggcgaggcaaagccctaccctcggacgtcgggtgaggcggagcttgcccctagacgtcgggcaaggcagagtctgccctcggacgtcgggcgaggcagagcctgcccttagacgtcgggcaatGCGGAGCCAGCCcgggacgtcgggcaaggcggagccaatcttcagtcgttcgggcaagaagtgtagttgcattcTTATCTATTTGGAAGCATcagcgtttgatggttattagctctatCTCATTGGGTAcctcagtattaggtccccgatagtagccctcgagcccccgggtgattcggatagaatcacccgggggtgatttgacttgccagagggtgcgcgcgagcgcactggacgggtgtagcccccgagccctcgggtgattcagatagaatcgcccggggggtaatttGGATCCTTcacgggtatggctgtgagatttggtgtttgacaACTAGATAGTTAAAGGGAGCCCTggtatcccattcgtggggattCGTCCAGGGTCAGCCCGGTTGAGACTCGACTGCTAATTGAGACTCCCTTGAGGTCCGTGCGCTTAAGGTTTGGCCGCTCACGgacccatccctcgttgggacggccatcgaaactattgggccagccctcAAACTCCTGGCCCAGGCGGGCTAGAGAAATATTTTTTGACCCGTATCTCCTCTGCGGGAAAAGAGTCTTGGTCTACCTAGGAAGGCGAAACGTCCGACatgactttggtgggaaaggatagggatcgcggatGCATATCCCATGATGTGACgtggtggtgtatcatggcaggcatggagatctaggctgacggttgcccttcttgcatccatcgcccctataaaatcaACGGGTTCGCCCCCAGGATTTCGTACTatgcctcctcgcctttgcatctacaacctccaccaCCAATTGCCTGAGCCTCCCGCACCCACATCGCAGacgccgtcaagctcgcatccaacCACCCCCATCAtctaatggagcagtggtgtagatCCGATGTCATCCtccagcgcctggagggcctcgttcgtcgTGGCCTTCTTTGAGCGTGGACCGCCACCGAGGAGTGCCTGCTACCCGGCAATGAAGACGTGCCGTCGCCGA
Above is a genomic segment from Miscanthus floridulus cultivar M001 chromosome 3, ASM1932011v1, whole genome shotgun sequence containing:
- the LOC136542633 gene encoding signal peptidase complex-like protein DTM1 isoform X1; the protein is MGRDELLRRSLVALAAAVVLTGLATASLSKAAATYGFGILAIAGVLLPDWEFFDRDYSQWLTPMPASRRTAAAAAADREHDVWKFKPYPLRVAMLTTIYGFGLYKWWIHCSP
- the LOC136542633 gene encoding signal peptidase complex-like protein DTM1 isoform X2, giving the protein MGRDELLRRSLVALAAAVVLTGLATASLSKAAATYGFGILAIAGVLLPDWEFFDRDYSQWLTPMPASRRTAAAAAADREHDVWKFKPYPLRVAMLTTIYGFGLYKWWMYVSS